In Bradyrhizobium paxllaeri, the genomic stretch GAATCCCGTCGCGCGACTTCACCAGCGAGGACTTGTTCTCCTCACGGATGATGTCCATGCAGAGTTCGACGCACTCGTCGCAGATGAATACAGTTGGGCCCGCGATGAGTTTGCGGACTTCGTGCTGGCTCTTTCCACAGAACGAGCAATACAGCGTGTTCTTGGAGTCGCTCGTGCCAACCTTACTCATTCCTGTCTCCGTCCGCCGTTCGATCCGTTACCCGATCGACCCACTCCGGCACGTCACCGGACCTGAAGGTAGATAGAGCAAATTCCGTACCAGAAAAGACCCTAACTCAATTACGCACCGTGCTGCGAATCACGGCTCTAGAATCCCCCGCGATCTTAACCCAGTTCACACAGCCAACCATGCTGACACCCGACTATCAAGAATTCGCTAATCGGGGCCGGAATGGCTACCCGTGACAATACCGTGATTTGTGGCATTCGCACGGGGAGAAGTTGACAAAATCGACCGAGCGTTGCGCTTGTGCCACGCCGTAAAACCGGCACGAAAGCGGAACTTTCGGCCTGTGCGGCGCACAGGCGCGCGGCTTTCGGCCATATTTGCCGATTCTACCAACCGTTAAGGTCAACAAGGGGTGTCGGTACCCGTTACCTTACGGGGTTTTCCCCTTACCCGATTTTCGTCGGCGTCGCCTCTTCGGGACGCGTGTCGATTACCTTGTCGACGATGCCGAAGTCGCGGGCCATGTCGGCGGTCAGGAATTTGTCGCGCTCCAGCGCATCCTCGATCGCCTTGTAGGTCTGGCCGGTGTGCTTCACGTAGATTTCGTTGAGGCGCTTCTTGAGATTCAAGATCTCCTGCGCGTGCAGCATGATGTCGGTGGCCTGGCCCTGGAAGCCGCCGGACGGCTGATGCACCATGATCCGCGAATTCGGCAGCGAGAAGCGCATGTCCTTTGCGCCGGCCGCGAGCAGCAGCGAGCCCATCGAGGCCGCCTGCCCGGTGCACAGCGTCGATACCGGCGGACGGATGAATTGCATGGTGTCGTAGATCGCAAGCCCCGATGTCACCACGCCGCCGGGCGAGTTGATGTACATCGAGATTTCCTTCTTCGGATTTTCCGCTTCGAGGAACAGGAGCTGCGCGACGGTCAGCGTCGACATGCCGTCTTCGACCGGACCGGTGACGAAGATGATGCGCTCTTTCAGAAGCCGCGAGAAAATGTCGTAGGCGCGTTCGCCGCGGTTGGTCTGCTCGACCACCATCGGAACGAGGTTCATGTAGGTTTCAACGGGATCGCGCATTGGGTACCCCAAGGGTTCGTAGAGGGTTGGATCGGCGGGGCCGTACATCCATCGGCACGGCAGGCCAATCGGCATGATTGTCGCGCGCGGACGAACGTCCCGTGATGCAGGACTTCAACTCACAACTCGCGTCAGCGAGCCGTTCACAGATATGAGCCAATTTCCCGGCCACAAGGCCGGGC encodes the following:
- a CDS encoding ATP-dependent Clp protease proteolytic subunit, coding for MRDPVETYMNLVPMVVEQTNRGERAYDIFSRLLKERIIFVTGPVEDGMSTLTVAQLLFLEAENPKKEISMYINSPGGVVTSGLAIYDTMQFIRPPVSTLCTGQAASMGSLLLAAGAKDMRFSLPNSRIMVHQPSGGFQGQATDIMLHAQEILNLKKRLNEIYVKHTGQTYKAIEDALERDKFLTADMARDFGIVDKVIDTRPEEATPTKIG